The following coding sequences lie in one Thermomicrobium sp. 4228-Ro genomic window:
- a CDS encoding DNA-directed RNA polymerase subunit beta — translation MAVTTGTTTTVSSGIRQVRSNLGIGRISFSRIPTVLEMPNLIELQLKSFEWFKNEGMRELLEEISPIIDYNGKLELHFLRHWFEKPRYSPDICRERDMTYAAPLYFRVRLVIRDTGEVKESDIYIDDFPMMTETGTFVINGAERVVVSQLVRSPGAYFELETDPATGRQLCMAKLIPSRGAWLEFETSNRDVLSVKIDRKRKLPVTVLLRAVGYGTDEQLYDLFADVDTDPDHRYIAATIERDRTKSREEAQMEIYKTLRPGDPPSRENAAALIERLFFNARTYDLGKVGRYKLNKRLGLSVAPDVRILTPEDFAAVVRTMILVNRGLDRPDDIDHLGNRRVRTVGELIQMHLRTGLQRLERGIRERMTIVDIETVTPASLISSTRPLRAAIKEFFAGSQLSQFMDQTNPLAELTHKRRVSALGPGGLNRERAGFEVRDVHDSHYGRICPIETPEGPNIGLITSLATYAKVNEYGFITTPYRRVYRTLELPTQADLVVGQVIRTDVVDPATGEVLALRGTAVDPALRDRLLAAGVTRVDVVPFVSDEVEYLTADQEEHYTIAQANTPLDEGMRFVATRVEARRAGKFVIEVPEKIDYMDVSPKQVVSVSAALIPFLEHDDANRALMGANMQRQAVPLLRPRAPIVGTGVEYQAARDSGQVVVAQKGGIVKSVTARRIVVLEDDGNERVYELRKFVRSNQDTCINQRPIVQKGQRVEAGDVIADGSSTENGELALGQNVLVAFMSWEGGNFEDAILISERLVRDDVYTSIHIEKYECEARDTKLGPEEITRDIPNVGEDSLRNLDADGIIRIGAEVRPNDILVGKVTPRGETELSAEERLLRAIFGERARDVKDTSLRVPHGVHGIVIDVKRFRRDDENGVELPAGVNEMVRVLIAQKRKISEGDKMAGRHGNKGVVSRIVPIEDMPYLPDGTPVDIILNPIGVPSRMNLGQILETHLGWAAHTLGIKVASPVFDGAKEEDIRELLRKAGLPEDGKVELYDGRTGEKFDRPVTVGIIYMMKLVHLVEDKIHARSTGPYSLVTQQPLGGKAQFGGQRFGEMEVWALEAYGAAHTLQEMLTVKSDDVVGRVKTYEAIVKGEPIVEAGVPESFKVLVKELRSLGLSVEVLNEDEEPIEFGEDHGREREILSHLDRINLSGFERTEE, via the coding sequence ATGGCCGTGACGACAGGGACGACCACGACGGTATCGTCCGGAATCCGTCAGGTGCGGTCGAATCTCGGTATCGGCCGGATTTCTTTCTCGCGTATTCCAACCGTGCTGGAGATGCCCAATCTCATCGAACTCCAGCTCAAGTCGTTCGAATGGTTCAAGAATGAAGGAATGCGGGAACTCCTGGAAGAGATCTCACCGATCATCGACTACAACGGGAAGCTCGAATTGCACTTCCTGCGGCACTGGTTCGAGAAGCCCCGCTACTCTCCCGACATTTGTCGGGAGCGGGACATGACGTATGCAGCCCCGCTGTACTTCCGTGTCCGGCTCGTTATCCGGGATACGGGCGAGGTCAAGGAAAGTGATATCTATATCGATGATTTCCCGATGATGACCGAGACGGGCACGTTCGTCATCAATGGTGCCGAGCGTGTGGTCGTCTCGCAACTGGTTCGCTCGCCAGGAGCGTACTTCGAGCTCGAGACCGATCCTGCCACAGGCCGGCAGCTTTGTATGGCCAAGCTCATCCCCTCGCGCGGGGCGTGGCTGGAGTTCGAGACCTCGAACCGTGACGTCCTCTCGGTGAAGATCGACCGGAAGCGGAAGCTGCCGGTTACAGTCCTGCTCCGGGCAGTGGGCTATGGCACGGACGAGCAGCTCTATGACTTGTTCGCCGATGTCGACACCGATCCGGATCACCGGTACATCGCGGCGACGATCGAACGCGACCGAACGAAAAGCCGCGAAGAAGCGCAGATGGAGATCTACAAGACGTTGCGTCCGGGCGATCCGCCATCCCGCGAAAATGCAGCGGCCCTGATCGAGCGTCTCTTCTTCAATGCGCGCACGTATGACCTTGGAAAGGTCGGTCGCTACAAGCTGAATAAGCGACTCGGCCTTTCCGTGGCGCCGGATGTCCGCATTCTCACGCCGGAAGACTTCGCTGCGGTCGTCCGCACGATGATTCTCGTCAATCGTGGCCTCGACCGACCGGATGATATCGACCACCTGGGCAACCGGCGCGTGCGGACGGTCGGTGAGCTGATCCAGATGCACTTGCGCACCGGACTGCAACGGCTCGAGCGCGGCATCCGCGAGCGGATGACGATCGTCGATATCGAAACGGTCACCCCCGCGAGTCTGATCAGCAGTACGCGACCGCTGCGCGCTGCGATCAAGGAGTTCTTTGCCGGGAGCCAGCTGTCGCAGTTCATGGATCAGACGAATCCGCTTGCGGAACTGACGCACAAGCGCCGCGTGTCGGCGCTCGGTCCGGGCGGCCTGAACCGCGAGCGGGCTGGTTTCGAGGTGCGGGACGTCCATGACTCGCACTACGGTCGGATCTGCCCGATCGAGACACCGGAAGGACCGAACATCGGACTGATTACGTCGCTCGCCACCTACGCGAAAGTCAACGAGTACGGTTTCATCACGACCCCGTACCGGCGGGTGTACCGAACGCTCGAACTCCCGACGCAAGCTGATCTCGTGGTCGGGCAAGTGATCCGGACTGATGTCGTCGATCCAGCAACTGGCGAGGTCTTGGCTCTGCGGGGGACGGCGGTCGACCCGGCATTGCGCGACCGTTTGCTCGCAGCCGGCGTGACGCGCGTGGACGTCGTGCCGTTCGTCAGCGACGAGGTGGAGTACCTCACTGCCGATCAGGAAGAGCACTACACGATCGCTCAGGCGAATACCCCGCTGGACGAAGGGATGCGCTTCGTCGCGACGCGTGTCGAAGCACGGCGAGCGGGGAAGTTTGTCATCGAGGTGCCGGAGAAGATCGACTACATGGACGTCTCGCCGAAGCAGGTGGTTTCGGTGTCGGCAGCCCTTATCCCGTTCCTCGAGCACGACGATGCCAACCGGGCACTGATGGGCGCCAACATGCAACGGCAAGCCGTACCGCTGTTGCGTCCTCGCGCGCCGATCGTCGGAACCGGTGTGGAATACCAGGCGGCACGCGATTCGGGTCAGGTCGTTGTAGCGCAGAAGGGTGGCATCGTCAAGTCCGTCACAGCCCGCCGCATCGTCGTGCTGGAAGACGACGGGAACGAGCGCGTCTACGAGCTCCGGAAGTTCGTGCGCTCCAACCAGGATACGTGCATCAACCAGCGCCCGATTGTTCAGAAGGGACAGCGTGTCGAGGCGGGCGACGTGATCGCCGACGGCTCGAGCACCGAGAACGGTGAACTCGCGCTGGGCCAGAACGTACTGGTGGCGTTCATGTCCTGGGAGGGCGGCAATTTCGAGGACGCGATCCTCATCAGCGAGCGCCTCGTGCGCGACGACGTGTACACGTCGATCCATATCGAGAAGTACGAGTGCGAGGCGCGCGACACCAAGCTCGGGCCGGAAGAGATCACTCGCGACATTCCGAACGTCGGCGAGGATAGCTTGCGCAATCTGGACGCCGACGGCATCATCCGCATCGGCGCTGAAGTCCGTCCGAATGACATCCTGGTTGGGAAGGTCACGCCGCGTGGCGAAACCGAACTCTCGGCTGAGGAGCGTTTGCTGCGCGCGATTTTCGGTGAGCGAGCGCGCGACGTGAAGGATACGAGTCTGCGCGTTCCGCACGGAGTGCATGGCATCGTCATCGACGTTAAGCGGTTCCGCCGCGACGACGAGAACGGTGTGGAGCTTCCGGCGGGCGTCAACGAGATGGTGCGCGTGCTGATCGCGCAGAAGCGGAAGATTTCCGAGGGTGACAAGATGGCGGGTCGGCACGGAAATAAGGGAGTCGTCTCCCGTATCGTGCCGATCGAGGACATGCCGTACCTGCCGGACGGCACGCCGGTGGACATCATTCTGAACCCGATCGGCGTTCCGTCGCGGATGAATCTGGGGCAGATCCTGGAGACACACCTCGGCTGGGCAGCGCACACGCTCGGGATCAAGGTGGCGAGCCCGGTGTTCGACGGGGCGAAGGAAGAGGACATCCGCGAACTGCTCCGCAAAGCTGGTCTACCGGAGGACGGAAAGGTCGAACTGTACGATGGTCGGACGGGCGAAAAGTTCGATCGACCAGTGACGGTCGGCATCATCTACATGATGAAACTGGTGCACCTGGTCGAGGACAAGATCCATGCTCGCTCGACCGGCCCGTACTCGCTCGTGACGCAGCAACCACTCGGCGGGAAGGCGCAGTTCGGTGGTCAGCGCTTCGGCGAGATGGAGGTGTGGGCATTGGAGGCATATGGCGCTGCCCATACGCTGCAGGAGATGCTCACTGTCAAGTCGGATGACGTCGTCGGACGCGTCAAGACGTACGAGGCGATCGTCAAAGGCGAGCCGATCGTCGAGGCAGGCGTTCCGGAGTCGTTCAAGGTGCTCGTCAAGGAACTCCGGAGTCTCGGCCTTTCGGTCGAGGTACTCAACGAGGACGAGGAACCGATCGAGTTCGGCGAGGACCACGGTCGAGAGCGCGAGATTCTCTCGCACCTCGATCGTATCAATCTGAGCGGCTTCGAACGCACGGAAGAGTGA